In Actinomadura luzonensis, a single window of DNA contains:
- a CDS encoding CGNR zinc finger domain-containing protein, translating to MRQYAETGLVALDLANTWDEYLDEPERLPDAAALERFCAELKEPCGPLTPADLAAVREIRTRLRSVLSAASPSQAATDRAPASEPSAPESPAPESPAPESPAPESPAPESPAEGAVAPAHEPAAALPPGLPSPDDRARALARWVADLPLRPAVETASDIPRLRLTARQGAPLAERLAVRAVTDLLDLAAAGDWHRLRRCAARPCQDAFVDRSRPGRRQFCSTRCANRAHAAASRARHR from the coding sequence ATGCGCCAGTACGCGGAGACGGGCCTGGTGGCCCTCGACCTGGCCAACACGTGGGATGAATACCTGGACGAGCCCGAACGGCTCCCGGACGCAGCGGCCCTCGAACGCTTCTGCGCCGAGCTCAAGGAACCCTGCGGCCCGCTGACCCCCGCCGACCTCGCAGCCGTCCGCGAGATCCGCACCCGCCTCCGCTCCGTACTGTCCGCCGCCTCCCCCTCCCAGGCCGCCACCGACCGCGCCCCCGCCTCCGAGCCCTCCGCTCCCGAGTCCCCCGCTCCCGAGTCCCCCGCTCCCGAGTCCCCCGCTCCCGAGTCCCCCGCTCCCGAGTCCCCCGCCGAGGGGGCCGTCGCCCCGGCTCACGAACCGGCCGCTGCCCTTCCCCCCGGCCTCCCCTCTCCGGACGATCGCGCCCGCGCCCTGGCCCGATGGGTGGCCGACCTGCCGCTGCGGCCCGCCGTCGAAACCGCCTCCGACATCCCCCGCCTGCGCCTCACCGCCCGCCAAGGCGCGCCCCTGGCCGAACGCCTCGCCGTCCGAGCCGTCACCGACCTCCTGGACCTGGCGGCCGCGGGCGACTGGCACCGCCTCCGCCGCTGCGCCGCCCGCCCCTGCCAGGACGCCTTCGTCGACCGCAGCCGCCCCGGCCGCCGCCAGTTCTGCTCCACCCGCTGCGCCAACCGCGCCCACGCCGCCGCCTCCCGCGCCCGCCACCGCTGA
- a CDS encoding class I SAM-dependent methyltransferase encodes MKDTELVGVQQTLNPVLKAKALDNRLPDPILGDEHAERVMRRLDPAYDKDRFGRSQIGLAAVVRAKAHDDWARSYLADHPDAVVLHLGCGLDARVYRIDPPPTVDWYDLDYPSVIALRRELLPPREHYTLIASDVTDLTWLDRVPRGRPALMIAEGLVPYLTEPDVRRLLTSVVDAFPTGRLQFDTTPVWAWRFSRWDPTLRRYGGAQFHCGFDDPAALADWHPRLEYVDEKPMYDAPILMAKAPAGTRRLYRVLNLVPGMKRSTRIVRFRF; translated from the coding sequence GTGAAGGATACGGAACTCGTGGGGGTGCAGCAGACGCTCAACCCCGTCCTCAAAGCCAAAGCGCTGGACAACCGGCTGCCCGACCCGATCCTCGGCGACGAGCACGCCGAGCGGGTGATGCGCCGCCTCGACCCCGCCTACGACAAGGACAGGTTCGGCCGCAGCCAGATCGGCCTGGCCGCCGTGGTGCGCGCCAAGGCCCACGACGACTGGGCGCGGAGCTACCTCGCCGACCACCCCGACGCGGTGGTCCTGCACCTGGGCTGCGGCCTCGACGCCCGGGTGTACCGGATCGACCCGCCCCCCACCGTCGACTGGTACGACCTGGACTACCCCTCCGTCATCGCACTGCGGCGGGAGCTCCTGCCGCCGCGCGAGCACTACACCCTCATCGCCTCCGACGTCACCGATCTGACCTGGCTGGACCGCGTCCCCCGGGGCCGGCCGGCGCTGATGATCGCCGAGGGCCTGGTGCCGTACCTGACCGAGCCGGACGTCCGGCGGCTGCTCACCAGCGTCGTCGACGCCTTCCCGACCGGCCGGCTCCAGTTCGACACGACGCCGGTCTGGGCCTGGCGCTTCTCCAGATGGGACCCCACGCTGCGCAGGTACGGCGGCGCCCAGTTCCACTGCGGCTTCGACGACCCGGCGGCACTGGCCGACTGGCACCCTCGGCTCGAGTACGTGGACGAGAAGCCGATGTACGACGCGCCGATCCTGATGGCCAAGGCCCCGGCCGGCACCCGCCGCTTGTACCGGGTCCTGAACCTCGTGCCGGGCATGAAACGATCCACCCGCATCGTCCGGTTCCGCTTCTGA
- a CDS encoding GbsR/MarR family transcriptional regulator, which yields MTRADEGAIADFRERFAQIMVESGMPRMAARVYAALLVTDSGRLTAAELAEHLGVGAPAISGAVKYLVQVRLVERGREPGTRHDFCRVHEHTWSHFISQSDPMLVRVRDGADEGTALLGLDSPAGRRLAETSRFFAFIREEIEQSMAKWRRLQEAEGRDA from the coding sequence GTGACGCGAGCGGACGAGGGCGCCATCGCTGATTTCCGCGAACGGTTCGCGCAGATCATGGTCGAGTCCGGCATGCCGCGGATGGCCGCCCGCGTGTACGCCGCCCTGCTGGTCACCGACTCCGGCAGGCTGACGGCCGCCGAGCTGGCCGAGCACCTGGGCGTCGGCGCGCCCGCGATCTCGGGGGCGGTCAAGTACCTGGTGCAGGTCCGGCTGGTCGAGCGCGGCCGCGAACCTGGTACCCGGCACGACTTCTGCCGCGTCCACGAGCACACCTGGAGCCACTTCATCAGCCAGTCCGACCCGATGCTGGTCCGGGTGCGGGACGGCGCCGACGAGGGCACCGCGCTCCTCGGCCTCGACTCCCCGGCCGGGCGGCGGCTGGCGGAGACCAGCCGGTTCTTCGCGTTCATCCGCGAGGAGATCGAGCAGTCGATGGCGAAGTGGCGGCGGCTCCAGGAGGCCGAGGGCCGGGACGCCTGA
- a CDS encoding arginase family protein — MERITPDATGPRPTAVLDAPSNLGLRPLAPDTVPGCYKAPWALRDTGLLERIGAADAGALVPPRYVATWEPGDGVRNGPAIASYARALADRVTKLRADGAFPVLLGGDCSILLGPALALRHAGRYGLAYLDAHADFRHLGNSPHVGAAAGEAVALVTGRGDDYLTDLDGLRPYVRDEDVILLGVRDEEDLRDVEGSGLAYVPGDRLVRDAERAAELLAREELDGFWIHLDADVLDPSVLPAVDSPAPGGLQPDELVQLVRGLVRLPGAAGLQVTIFDPDLDESGEQAALLADVLVAALE, encoded by the coding sequence ATGGAAAGAATAACCCCTGACGCGACCGGACCTCGACCCACGGCAGTGCTGGACGCGCCGTCCAACCTCGGCCTGCGGCCGCTCGCGCCGGACACCGTCCCCGGCTGCTACAAGGCGCCCTGGGCGCTGCGCGACACCGGCCTCCTGGAGCGGATCGGCGCGGCGGACGCGGGCGCGCTCGTGCCGCCCCGCTACGTCGCCACCTGGGAGCCGGGCGACGGCGTGCGCAACGGCCCCGCCATCGCCTCCTATGCCCGCGCGCTCGCCGACCGGGTGACCAAGCTGCGGGCCGACGGCGCGTTCCCGGTCCTGCTGGGCGGCGACTGCTCGATCCTGCTCGGACCCGCACTGGCGTTGCGGCACGCGGGCCGGTACGGGCTGGCGTACCTGGACGCGCACGCCGATTTCCGGCATCTCGGCAACTCGCCGCACGTGGGCGCGGCCGCCGGGGAGGCCGTCGCGCTGGTGACCGGGCGCGGTGACGACTATCTGACCGATCTGGACGGGCTGCGGCCGTACGTCAGGGATGAGGACGTGATCCTGCTCGGGGTGCGGGACGAGGAGGACCTGCGGGATGTCGAGGGCAGCGGGCTCGCGTACGTCCCCGGCGACCGGCTCGTCCGCGATGCGGAGCGGGCGGCGGAGCTGCTGGCGCGCGAGGAGCTGGACGGGTTCTGGATCCACCTGGACGCCGACGTCCTCGACCCGTCCGTCCTGCCGGCCGTCGACTCCCCCGCCCCCGGCGGGCTCCAGCCCGACGAGCTGGTCCAGCTCGTCCGCGGGCTCGTCCGGCTGCCCGGCGCCGCCGGCCTCCAGGTGACGATCTTCGACCCGGACCTGGACGAGAGCGGCGAGCAGGCCGCGCTGCTGGCGGACGTCCTGGTGGCCGCGCTGGAGTGA
- a CDS encoding DUF6745 domain-containing protein, which translates to METLTWERALLATGPGDGVEEAVRQAYREAGLGEPAHVITLPSPAAGALAAAWLGGDDRRRKELEEAEAHRRRHAAAALRTAGGAEAGPLVPFDVLRGLGEPGRVVREAVRTTPWERARRAAYAELGPTGWAALWDETGGRLWPQADRLITAIRRGLAELGGEELRVATLDAVLGQHDAPWLAAFDKLDGGAEESAEPDGEAGLDVLRGLRGLRGLRRVAGCAGWWWPYERVAIVTERPVELHLDDLGRLHRADGPALAYADGFALHAWHGMPVPADFGTSMRRLTPERIRAEENAELRRAMLEHFGIDRYLAESGAQPLQRDETGVLWRIDLPDDEPITMVEVVNSTPEPDGSRRTYFLRVPPWVRRAREGVAWTFGVEEKDYRPERET; encoded by the coding sequence ATGGAGACGCTGACCTGGGAGCGGGCCCTCCTGGCCACCGGGCCGGGCGACGGCGTGGAGGAGGCGGTGCGGCAGGCGTACCGCGAGGCGGGGCTCGGCGAGCCGGCACACGTGATCACGCTGCCCTCGCCCGCCGCCGGGGCGCTCGCGGCGGCCTGGCTGGGCGGCGACGACCGGCGGCGCAAGGAACTGGAAGAGGCCGAGGCGCATCGGCGGCGGCACGCGGCGGCCGCGCTGCGCACGGCGGGCGGGGCCGAGGCCGGGCCGCTCGTGCCCTTCGACGTGCTGCGCGGGCTCGGCGAGCCGGGACGGGTCGTACGGGAGGCGGTCCGCACCACGCCCTGGGAGCGGGCGCGGCGGGCCGCGTACGCGGAGCTCGGCCCGACGGGCTGGGCGGCGCTCTGGGACGAGACCGGCGGGCGGCTCTGGCCGCAGGCCGACCGGCTCATCACGGCCATCCGGCGGGGGCTGGCCGAGCTGGGCGGGGAAGAGCTGCGGGTGGCGACGCTGGACGCGGTGCTGGGGCAGCACGACGCGCCCTGGCTCGCCGCCTTCGACAAGCTGGACGGGGGAGCGGAGGAGAGCGCGGAGCCCGACGGGGAAGCGGGGCTCGACGTGCTCCGAGGGCTGCGGGGGCTCCGGGGGCTGAGGCGGGTGGCCGGGTGCGCCGGGTGGTGGTGGCCGTACGAGCGGGTCGCCATCGTCACCGAACGGCCCGTCGAGCTGCACCTCGACGACCTCGGCCGGCTGCACAGGGCCGACGGGCCGGCCCTCGCCTACGCCGACGGGTTCGCGTTGCACGCCTGGCACGGCATGCCGGTGCCCGCCGACTTCGGCACGTCGATGCGCCGGCTCACCCCCGAGCGCATCCGCGCCGAGGAGAACGCCGAGCTGCGGCGCGCCATGCTCGAACACTTCGGCATCGACCGCTACCTCGCCGAGTCGGGCGCCCAGCCCCTGCAACGCGACGAGACGGGCGTGCTCTGGCGCATCGACCTGCCCGACGACGAGCCGATCACCATGGTGGAGGTGGTCAACTCGACCCCGGAGCCCGACGGCAGCCGGCGCACGTACTTCCTGCGGGTCCCGCCGTGGGTGCGGCGGGCGAGGGAAGGCGTGGCCTGGACGTTCGGCGTCGAGGAGAAGGACTACCGGCCCGAACGCGAAACCTGA